The following coding sequences lie in one Lysobacter capsici genomic window:
- a CDS encoding SPOR domain-containing protein, giving the protein MEPALKQRLIGAMVLVALAVIFLPMLIKGPAPASGASDVPLTLPDQPQGSGDIETRELPLITPGDAPQGGVVGMDHPAPATEPAPGGDGQTLPTVDTAAGNKGMLPAATAGGDYAVSFGSYASAGDADRVIAALQAARLPGYQETVASAAGRTVYRVRIGPFATQADAESARLSSAKVRNDIGAKVVVLNADAADPALSTPAAASKPAVSAPQPLAETKPAKPTPLPPTPVKPEPAKPVAAKPAEVKPTKPAEPIKPETKPVAAKPAETKPAAPKPVEPAKPAAAATGFAVQLGAFGNAEEANKLRDRARAAGFSAFVEQVRTDKGTLNRVRIGPVVNRADADKLKAQVASKLGVADALVKPHP; this is encoded by the coding sequence ATGGAACCTGCCCTGAAACAGCGATTGATCGGTGCGATGGTGTTGGTCGCGCTGGCGGTGATCTTTCTGCCCATGCTGATCAAGGGGCCGGCGCCCGCAAGCGGCGCCTCCGACGTGCCGTTGACCTTGCCCGACCAGCCGCAAGGCAGCGGCGACATCGAAACCCGCGAACTGCCGCTGATCACCCCGGGCGATGCGCCCCAGGGCGGCGTGGTCGGCATGGACCATCCCGCGCCCGCGACCGAGCCTGCGCCCGGCGGCGACGGCCAGACCCTGCCGACCGTGGACACCGCGGCCGGCAACAAGGGCATGCTGCCGGCGGCCACCGCCGGCGGTGATTACGCGGTCAGCTTCGGCAGCTACGCCAGTGCCGGCGACGCCGACCGGGTGATCGCGGCATTGCAGGCCGCGCGTCTGCCGGGTTATCAGGAAACCGTCGCCAGCGCCGCCGGCCGCACCGTGTACCGGGTGCGGATCGGGCCGTTCGCGACCCAGGCCGACGCCGAGTCCGCGCGCCTGAGTTCGGCGAAGGTCCGCAACGACATCGGCGCCAAGGTCGTGGTCCTGAACGCCGACGCCGCCGATCCGGCGCTGAGCACGCCCGCGGCCGCGTCCAAGCCGGCGGTCAGCGCGCCGCAGCCGCTGGCCGAAACCAAGCCGGCCAAGCCGACGCCGTTGCCGCCGACGCCGGTCAAGCCCGAACCGGCCAAGCCGGTCGCGGCCAAGCCCGCCGAGGTCAAACCGACCAAGCCGGCCGAACCGATCAAGCCCGAGACCAAGCCGGTCGCCGCCAAACCGGCCGAAACCAAGCCGGCCGCGCCCAAGCCCGTCGAGCCGGCCAAGCCCGCGGCCGCAGCCACCGGTTTCGCCGTGCAACTGGGCGCCTTCGGCAACGCCGAAGAAGCCAACAAGCTGCGCGACCGCGCGCGCGCCGCCGGATTCAGCGCTTTCGTCGAACAGGTCCGCACCGACAAGGGCACGCTCAACCGCGTGCGTATCGGTCCGGTGGTCAACCGTGCCGACGCCGACAAGCTCAAGGCCCAGGTCGCGAGC
- the folC gene encoding bifunctional tetrahydrofolate synthase/dihydrofolate synthase: MRSMQRTLADWLSHIERIHPKSIDMGLERIRDVHQRLGLKRPGKKVITVGGTNGKGSTVAFIEAIARAAGRRVGAYTSPHLLAYNERIRIDGRDADDADIVAAFEAIEAARGEVVLTYFEYGTLAALWLFERAKLDLAILEVGLGGRLDATNLVDPDVAVITTVDLDHQDYLGDDREAIGFEKAGIARAWKPLVLGDDDPPSSVLGHAYAIGASAVRAGCDFFFESMSGTDHWRWREVGYRVELPAPALAAPAQRRNAAVAIAALRALRPSPTRLQFAEGVAAARVPGRLQRFERDGVEIVVDVGHNPQAARELAAWLRAAPAAGRVRAVFAALGDKDVVGVVEALAEQVDDWYLAGLTDSGPRGIGVDAFALRLHGSAAGEGQRHADVATALQAARAQAGEGDRILVFGSFHTAAAALAWLGAH, from the coding sequence ATTCGCAGCATGCAACGCACTCTCGCCGACTGGCTCTCCCACATCGAACGCATCCACCCCAAGTCCATCGACATGGGGCTCGAGCGCATTCGCGACGTCCATCAGCGCCTGGGCCTCAAGCGCCCGGGCAAGAAGGTGATCACCGTCGGCGGCACCAACGGCAAGGGCTCGACGGTGGCCTTCATCGAGGCGATCGCGCGCGCCGCGGGCCGCCGCGTCGGCGCCTACACCTCGCCGCATCTGCTGGCCTACAACGAGCGCATCCGCATCGACGGGCGCGACGCGGACGATGCCGACATCGTCGCCGCGTTCGAGGCAATCGAGGCCGCGCGCGGCGAGGTCGTGCTGACCTATTTCGAATACGGCACCCTGGCGGCGTTGTGGCTGTTCGAGCGGGCGAAGCTGGATCTGGCGATCCTGGAGGTCGGCCTGGGCGGGCGCCTGGACGCGACCAACCTCGTCGATCCGGACGTGGCGGTGATCACCACGGTCGATCTGGACCATCAGGACTACCTGGGCGACGACCGCGAGGCGATCGGTTTCGAAAAGGCCGGGATCGCGCGCGCCTGGAAGCCGCTGGTGCTCGGCGACGACGATCCGCCGTCGAGCGTGCTCGGCCACGCTTATGCGATCGGCGCCTCGGCGGTGCGCGCGGGCTGCGATTTCTTCTTCGAATCGATGTCGGGAACCGATCACTGGCGCTGGCGCGAGGTCGGCTATCGGGTCGAATTGCCGGCGCCGGCCTTGGCCGCGCCGGCGCAGCGGCGCAATGCCGCGGTCGCGATCGCCGCGTTGCGGGCGCTGCGGCCGTCGCCGACCCGCTTGCAGTTCGCCGAGGGTGTCGCCGCCGCGCGGGTGCCGGGGCGGTTGCAGCGCTTCGAACGCGACGGGGTCGAGATCGTGGTCGATGTCGGCCACAACCCGCAGGCCGCGCGCGAACTGGCGGCGTGGTTGCGGGCCGCGCCGGCGGCCGGGCGGGTGCGGGCGGTGTTCGCCGCGCTCGGCGACAAGGACGTGGTCGGCGTGGTCGAGGCGCTGGCGGAGCAGGTCGACGACTGGTATCTGGCCGGACTGACCGACAGTGGCCCGCGCGGGATCGGCGTGGACGCGTTCGCCCTGCGGCTGCACGGCAGCGCGGCGGGCGAGGGCCAGCGGCATGCCGACGTCGCCACGGCGCTGCAGGCGGCGCGGGCGCAGGCGGGCGAGGGCGATCGGATTTTGGTGTTCGGCTCGTTCCACACCGCGGCGGCGGCGCTGGCGTGGTTGGGGGCGCACTGA
- a CDS encoding energy transducer TonB gives MSKFATRYAALLAALIAAPVAAQSIAPGGGAPMPDGCPAGAPSRPTPTYPMDIYGAAGRVTLVLDIDRCGLVDQVWIETDSGYEAMDYAAVDSAKDWRLSPQYRDGVAVPSRVRVPVDFARPTPQQMADYHARAQAQWDVVWPLTQVAEVAAAGDGSLDGFVPDALPMDEGSATELMLKARREGHEVPGGELGWPALRVSNDRGAFQWLLIEDGHPAAPSLIRQRLVSDGKKSFYASRVLCGAAKPAACAKLDKMVRDWPRQRAGEPFPKQLSAEPPLPPQRTPSRRPLGPSRLVPNDAKTPTDPAARPAWRRR, from the coding sequence GTGTCGAAATTCGCAACCAGATACGCGGCCCTGCTGGCCGCGCTGATCGCCGCGCCGGTCGCGGCGCAATCGATCGCTCCCGGCGGCGGTGCGCCGATGCCGGACGGCTGTCCCGCCGGCGCGCCGTCGCGGCCGACGCCGACGTATCCGATGGATATCTACGGCGCCGCCGGCAGGGTGACCCTGGTGCTGGATATCGACCGCTGCGGCCTGGTCGATCAGGTCTGGATCGAGACCGATTCGGGTTACGAAGCGATGGACTACGCCGCGGTCGATAGCGCGAAAGACTGGCGCTTGAGTCCGCAGTATCGCGATGGCGTCGCGGTGCCGTCGCGGGTGCGGGTGCCGGTCGACTTCGCCCGGCCCACGCCGCAGCAGATGGCCGACTACCACGCCCGCGCGCAGGCCCAGTGGGATGTGGTCTGGCCCTTGACCCAGGTGGCCGAAGTGGCCGCCGCCGGCGACGGCAGCCTCGACGGTTTTGTGCCCGACGCCTTGCCGATGGACGAGGGCAGCGCGACCGAACTGATGCTCAAGGCGCGCCGCGAAGGCCACGAGGTGCCCGGCGGCGAACTGGGCTGGCCGGCGCTGCGCGTCAGCAACGATCGCGGCGCGTTCCAGTGGCTGCTGATCGAAGACGGCCATCCGGCCGCGCCCTCGCTGATCCGCCAGCGCCTGGTCAGCGACGGCAAGAAATCCTTCTACGCCAGCCGCGTGCTGTGCGGCGCGGCGAAGCCCGCGGCCTGCGCGAAGCTGGACAAGATGGTGCGCGACTGGCCGCGTCAGCGCGCGGGCGAGCCGTTCCCGAAGCAATTGTCGGCGGAGCCTCCGTTGCCGCCGCAGCGCACGCCGTCGCGGCGTCCGCTCGGCCCCTCGCGGCTGGTCCCGAACGATGCGAAAACGCCCACCGATCCGGCGGCGCGGCCGGCGTGGCGGCGCCGCTGA
- a CDS encoding histidine phosphatase family protein → MRILLARHGETPWNAEGRYQGQEDIALSPVGESQARALGARLREVSITRAVASPLSRARYTAQLALGEERASMLKLDPGLMEIAHGTWEGLLASEIRERDGDRLRAWRDTPHEVLMPGGESIVHVLDRAWPAFARACEGLRDDDTLLVVAHDAVNRVLLCKVLGIPLSKLWTFRQAPTTLNLLEGDDVDHLEVVRLNDCSHHTALFGEAVHRAL, encoded by the coding sequence ATGCGCATCTTGCTAGCCCGCCACGGCGAAACCCCGTGGAATGCCGAAGGCCGCTACCAGGGCCAGGAAGACATCGCGCTGTCGCCGGTCGGCGAATCCCAGGCGCGCGCGCTCGGCGCGCGCCTGCGCGAGGTGTCGATCACCCGCGCGGTGGCCTCGCCGCTGTCGCGCGCGCGCTACACCGCGCAGCTCGCGCTCGGCGAGGAGCGCGCCTCGATGCTCAAGCTCGATCCGGGCCTGATGGAAATCGCCCACGGCACCTGGGAAGGCCTGCTCGCCAGCGAAATCCGCGAGCGCGACGGCGACCGCCTGCGCGCGTGGCGCGACACGCCGCATGAAGTGCTGATGCCCGGCGGCGAATCGATCGTGCATGTGCTCGACCGCGCCTGGCCGGCGTTCGCGCGCGCCTGCGAGGGCCTGCGCGACGACGACACCTTGCTGGTGGTCGCGCACGATGCGGTCAACCGGGTGTTGCTGTGCAAGGTGCTCGGTATTCCGCTGTCGAAGTTGTGGACGTTCCGGCAGGCGCCGACGACGTTGAATCTGCTCGAGGGTGACGATGTGGATCATCTCGAGGTGGTGCGGCTCAACGACTGCAGTCATCACACGGCGTTGTTCGGGGAGGCGGTGCATCGGGCGTTGTAG
- the serA gene encoding phosphoglycerate dehydrogenase, giving the protein MKVLACDGIHEDGLALFRDAGWDVVVSDPIKEPAALAAALKGVDAILVRSATKVPAEALADAGQLRVIGRAGAGVDTIDVDAATERGIAVMNAPDGNTLAAAEHAISLLFALARHIPRADAGMKAGEWPKAGLTGFELEGKRLGVIGLGRIGGTVARKAQGIGMEVAAHDPFLPASAAGKGSVPLKTLEELLAWADVVTLHIPRTKETTNLLSETSMRTMKKGAYLINAARGGLVDEAALLTLIEEGHIAGAALDTFVTEPLPADSALRANPKLILTPHLGASTSEAQQAVSTILARQIIDFVATGAVAGCVNLPPLTAEAAREVGPWMPLMSSLGRLAARLVPAPTRLEITYAGRTEALDTRPLSRLLVAALLGTASGRVTPVNALQEAAARGLVVSETLGGDGDGFDRLLKLRVVGENRTREIEATLHRGPRVVRLDGVEIEFDPQAHVLLLRNEDRPGMIGVVGSTLGAAGVNIVNFALGAAGDGQARAAITVDRPVNDEQLAALRATPGILSLAQV; this is encoded by the coding sequence ATGAAAGTACTGGCCTGCGATGGCATTCATGAAGACGGTCTGGCCCTGTTCCGCGATGCGGGCTGGGATGTCGTCGTGTCCGATCCGATCAAGGAACCCGCCGCGCTGGCCGCCGCGCTCAAGGGCGTGGACGCGATCCTGGTGCGTTCGGCGACCAAGGTGCCGGCCGAAGCCCTCGCCGATGCCGGCCAGTTGCGGGTGATCGGCCGCGCCGGCGCCGGCGTCGACACCATCGACGTGGACGCCGCGACCGAGCGCGGCATTGCGGTGATGAACGCGCCCGACGGCAACACCCTGGCCGCGGCCGAACACGCGATCTCGCTGCTGTTCGCGCTGGCCCGCCACATCCCGCGCGCCGACGCCGGCATGAAGGCCGGCGAATGGCCGAAGGCCGGGCTCACCGGGTTCGAACTCGAAGGCAAGCGGCTCGGCGTGATCGGCCTGGGCCGCATCGGCGGCACGGTCGCGCGCAAGGCGCAGGGCATCGGCATGGAAGTCGCCGCGCACGATCCCTTCCTGCCCGCGTCCGCCGCCGGCAAGGGCAGCGTGCCGCTGAAGACGCTCGAGGAACTGCTGGCCTGGGCCGACGTGGTGACGCTGCACATCCCGCGCACCAAGGAAACCACCAACCTGCTTTCCGAAACCAGCATGCGCACGATGAAGAAGGGCGCCTACCTGATCAACGCCGCGCGCGGCGGACTGGTCGACGAAGCCGCGCTGCTGACCCTGATCGAAGAAGGCCATATCGCCGGCGCCGCGCTCGACACCTTCGTCACCGAACCGCTGCCGGCCGATTCGGCGCTGCGCGCCAATCCGAAACTGATCTTGACCCCGCACCTGGGCGCGTCCACCAGCGAAGCGCAGCAGGCGGTCAGCACGATCCTCGCGCGCCAGATCATCGATTTCGTCGCCACCGGCGCGGTCGCCGGCTGCGTCAACCTGCCGCCGCTGACCGCCGAAGCCGCGCGCGAAGTCGGCCCGTGGATGCCGCTGATGTCCTCGCTCGGCCGCCTCGCCGCGCGCCTGGTGCCGGCGCCGACGCGCCTGGAAATCACCTATGCCGGCCGCACCGAAGCGCTGGATACGCGGCCGTTGTCGCGCTTGCTCGTCGCCGCGTTGCTCGGCACCGCCTCGGGCCGGGTCACGCCGGTCAACGCGTTGCAGGAAGCCGCGGCGCGCGGCCTGGTGGTGTCGGAAACCCTCGGCGGCGACGGCGACGGTTTCGACCGCCTGCTCAAACTGCGTGTGGTCGGCGAGAACCGCACCCGCGAGATCGAGGCGACCTTGCACCGCGGCCCGCGCGTGGTGCGTCTGGATGGCGTGGAAATCGAATTCGACCCGCAGGCGCACGTGCTGCTGCTGCGCAACGAAGACCGTCCCGGCATGATCGGCGTGGTCGGTTCGACCCTCGGCGCGGCCGGCGTCAACATCGTGAATTTCGCGCTCGGCGCGGCCGGCGACGGCCAGGCGCGCGCGGCGATCACGGTCGATCGTCCGGTCAACGACGAACAACTCGCCGCCTTGCGCGCGACCCCCGGCATCCTCTCGCTGGCGCAGGTGTAA
- a CDS encoding DUF6289 family protein, whose product MRKKFALALGFAALAAVGAAVAAIGPTGPGQIYTYYDANGTVVGQSSIHCDGTPEFWGKATKNYGVGYYLCDPEP is encoded by the coding sequence ATGCGCAAGAAATTCGCTCTGGCGCTCGGCTTCGCGGCGCTCGCCGCGGTCGGCGCCGCGGTCGCCGCGATCGGTCCCACCGGTCCGGGCCAGATCTACACCTACTACGACGCCAACGGCACGGTGGTCGGCCAGTCCTCGATCCATTGCGACGGCACGCCCGAGTTCTGGGGCAAGGCCACCAAGAACTACGGCGTGGGGTACTACCTGTGCGATCCGGAGCCGTGA
- a CDS encoding DUF6289 family protein has translation MRKSFALGFGLAAALVATVALARPPGPDEIGEFYFYFDASGNEVGHAQLSCSGVYTESGVRTANYSAGHMICPPPRD, from the coding sequence ATGCGTAAATCCTTTGCTCTCGGCTTCGGCCTCGCCGCCGCCCTCGTCGCCACAGTCGCCCTCGCCCGTCCGCCGGGTCCGGACGAAATCGGCGAGTTCTATTTCTACTTCGACGCCAGCGGCAACGAAGTCGGCCACGCCCAGCTGAGCTGCTCGGGCGTGTACACCGAGTCGGGCGTGCGCACCGCCAACTACAGCGCCGGCCATATGATCTGCCCGCCGCCGCGCGATTGA
- a CDS encoding S46 family peptidase, whose product MRYTALARAMAMTGTLVCGAVWVDAAQAVEGLWTPPQLPELASQLKQAGLRATPKQLGQWADPKGDPLGAVVPLGGCTASFVSSKGLLLTNQHCALGAINLNSTPQRNLLRDGFKTGTNNEEVSAGPNARIYVLDSVQDVTAKVQSALTAAGDPLARIEALDALEKQLVADCEKTPGYGCRLYSYSGGNSYQLQRSIEIRDLRLVYAPPDSIGNFGGDNDNWLWPRHSGDFAFYRAYVGKDGKPAAYAIDNVPYQPKRWLKIADKPLGAGDFVMLAGFPALTNRYAMADDFQANADWTYPTVAAHYRKLAALIETESRKNPEIASKYAGTLRGWQGAAKSYEGQVDSFRRANTAQIKRDEETALLEWLSKKGAAGSAAVSAHARLVELGQQARAQRDRDLVIGQLYATGSLATAMQLYRSAIERAKPDSLRENGYRQRDQAAFENQLRQMDRRSDPRMDRQLQNYWLREYIKLPKEHRVEALDRWLEGDDDKSIKRALDRIAKSRLNNPDQRTNWLRADRLTFEQGKDGAKDGAIGFAVAVMPTVLQMEQEIRSRAGETLAVRPVYLKALADYRKSVGQVAYPDANGSLRVGYGTVTPYTKDNGARQLPFTRVEEIVARNSGAAPFNAPPALLNAVSAKRFGNALADKRLESVPVNFLSDLDISGGNSGSPVLDAQGKLVGLVFDSNWESVSASWLFDPALTRTISVDQRYMRWILQEVFPAPRLLAEMGVPASGK is encoded by the coding sequence ATGCGATATACGGCGCTGGCCAGAGCGATGGCCATGACAGGGACGTTGGTGTGCGGCGCGGTCTGGGTCGATGCCGCGCAAGCGGTCGAGGGCCTATGGACGCCGCCGCAATTGCCCGAGCTCGCTTCGCAACTCAAGCAAGCCGGCCTGCGCGCCACCCCCAAGCAACTCGGTCAATGGGCCGACCCCAAGGGCGATCCGCTCGGCGCGGTGGTGCCGCTGGGCGGCTGCACCGCGAGCTTCGTCTCGTCCAAGGGCCTGCTGCTGACCAACCAGCACTGCGCGCTCGGCGCGATCAATCTCAATTCCACGCCGCAACGCAATCTGCTGCGCGACGGCTTCAAGACCGGCACCAACAACGAAGAGGTGTCGGCCGGGCCGAATGCGCGCATCTACGTGCTCGACTCGGTCCAGGATGTGACCGCGAAGGTGCAGTCCGCATTGACCGCGGCCGGCGACCCGCTCGCGCGCATCGAAGCGCTCGACGCGCTGGAAAAACAACTGGTCGCCGACTGCGAAAAGACGCCGGGCTACGGCTGCCGTCTGTACAGCTACTCCGGCGGCAACAGCTATCAACTCCAGCGCAGCATCGAGATACGCGACCTGCGCCTGGTCTATGCGCCGCCCGACAGCATCGGCAACTTCGGCGGCGACAACGACAACTGGCTGTGGCCGCGCCACAGCGGCGACTTCGCCTTCTACCGCGCCTATGTCGGCAAGGACGGCAAGCCGGCGGCGTACGCGATCGACAACGTGCCGTATCAACCCAAGCGCTGGCTCAAGATCGCCGACAAGCCGCTGGGCGCCGGCGATTTCGTCATGCTCGCCGGCTTTCCGGCGCTGACCAACCGCTACGCGATGGCCGACGATTTCCAGGCCAACGCCGATTGGACCTATCCGACCGTCGCCGCGCATTACCGCAAGCTGGCGGCGCTGATCGAGACCGAAAGCCGCAAGAATCCCGAGATCGCCAGCAAGTACGCCGGCACTTTGCGCGGCTGGCAGGGCGCGGCCAAGAGCTACGAAGGCCAGGTCGACAGTTTCCGCCGCGCCAACACCGCGCAGATCAAGCGCGACGAAGAAACCGCCTTGCTCGAATGGCTCAGCAAGAAGGGCGCGGCCGGCAGCGCCGCGGTGTCGGCGCACGCGCGTCTGGTCGAACTGGGCCAGCAGGCGCGCGCGCAGCGCGATCGCGACCTGGTGATCGGCCAGTTGTACGCGACCGGCTCGTTGGCGACCGCGATGCAACTGTACCGCTCGGCGATCGAACGCGCCAAGCCCGACAGCCTGCGCGAAAACGGCTACCGGCAACGCGATCAGGCCGCGTTCGAGAACCAGCTGCGGCAGATGGACCGGCGCTCGGACCCGCGCATGGACCGGCAGTTGCAGAACTACTGGCTGCGCGAATACATCAAGCTGCCGAAGGAGCATCGGGTCGAGGCGCTGGATCGCTGGCTGGAAGGCGACGACGACAAATCGATCAAGCGCGCGCTCGACCGCATCGCCAAGTCGCGCTTGAACAATCCCGACCAGCGCACCAACTGGCTGCGCGCCGATCGCCTTACCTTCGAACAGGGCAAGGACGGGGCCAAGGACGGCGCGATTGGATTCGCGGTCGCGGTGATGCCGACGGTGTTGCAGATGGAGCAGGAAATCCGCAGCCGCGCCGGCGAAACGCTGGCGGTGCGGCCGGTGTATCTCAAGGCGCTGGCCGATTACCGCAAGAGCGTGGGGCAGGTCGCGTATCCCGACGCCAACGGCTCGCTGCGGGTCGGTTACGGCACGGTCACGCCTTACACCAAGGACAACGGCGCGCGGCAATTGCCGTTCACGCGGGTGGAGGAAATCGTCGCGCGCAACAGCGGCGCCGCGCCGTTCAACGCGCCGCCGGCGCTGCTCAATGCGGTGTCCGCCAAGCGTTTTGGCAATGCGCTGGCGGACAAGCGACTGGAGTCGGTGCCGGTGAATTTCCTGTCGGACCTGGACATCAGCGGCGGCAATTCGGGCTCGCCGGTGCTCGATGCGCAGGGCAAGCTGGTCGGCCTGGTGTTCGACAGCAATTGGGAATCGGTGAGCGCGAGCTGGCTGTTCGATCCGGCGTTGACCCGGACGATTTCGGTCGATCAGCGCTACATGCGCTGGATCTTGCAGGAAGTGTTCCCGGCGCCGCGGCTGCTGGCCGAGATGGGTGTGCCGGCGTCGGGGAAGTGA
- a CDS encoding S46 family peptidase encodes MRYTVMAAAIAAGTLALGAATTASAVEGMWVPQQLPEISVALKKAGLKLNAKQLADLTGDPMGAVVSLGGCTASFVAPRGLVVTNHHCAYGAIQLNSTAQKNLMRDGFNAATMDQEVSAGPSSRIYVLDSIQDVTAQVKAVIDDAVEPIDRTHALEAIEKKLIASCEAEAGYSCELYSFFGGGTYRLFRTVEIKDVRLVYAPPGSIGNYGGEVDNWMWPRHTGDFSFYRAYVGKDGKPAEYSKDNVPYQPKRYLKLADKPLGEGDFVMVAGYPGRTNRYALASEFDSTAGWTYPTIAGHYKALIELVGETAKKDPEIAVKYASTVRGWQNTSKNYDGQLEGFERIGAAQKKDADEAAVLDWLRKRGAQGAAALAAHDKLVEVNQSAVAHRQRDLVFSQLRRVGVISAAGTLYRLSVERAKPDAEREVGYQQRDLPSIKGALEQMERRYDPRMDRELQAYWLREYVKLPAGERIAELDRWLGGSDDKAIKRGIDKLAKTKLGNTKERLALIDDDRASMDKSKDPAIQLAKALLPAVLRIEQEAKTRDGESLAARPVYLQGVIDYRKSKKQSVYPDANSTLRITFGNVKAYTKLDGSKQAAFTKLEEVAAKATGQDPFDAPDSLLEAIADKRFGGLVDKRLKSVPVNFLSDLDITGGNSGSPVLDGEGKLVGLAFDGNWESVSSNWLFDPTMTRMIAVDQRYMRWIMQEVYPAPQLLIELGVPAKK; translated from the coding sequence ATGCGCTACACCGTAATGGCCGCCGCGATCGCGGCAGGGACGCTGGCTCTGGGCGCTGCGACTACGGCCAGCGCCGTCGAAGGCATGTGGGTGCCGCAGCAGCTGCCGGAAATCTCCGTGGCGCTGAAGAAGGCCGGGCTCAAGCTCAACGCCAAGCAGCTGGCCGACCTCACCGGCGACCCGATGGGCGCGGTGGTGTCGCTGGGCGGCTGCACCGCCAGCTTCGTCGCGCCGCGCGGGCTGGTGGTGACCAATCACCATTGCGCCTACGGCGCGATCCAGTTGAATTCGACCGCGCAGAAGAACCTGATGCGCGACGGCTTCAACGCCGCGACGATGGATCAGGAAGTCTCCGCCGGCCCGTCCTCGCGCATCTACGTGCTCGACTCGATCCAGGACGTGACCGCGCAGGTCAAGGCCGTGATCGACGATGCGGTCGAGCCGATCGACCGCACCCATGCGCTGGAAGCGATCGAAAAGAAACTGATCGCCTCGTGCGAAGCCGAGGCCGGCTACAGCTGCGAGCTGTACAGCTTCTTCGGCGGCGGCACCTATCGCCTGTTCCGCACGGTCGAGATCAAGGACGTGCGCCTGGTGTATGCGCCTCCGGGCAGCATCGGCAACTACGGCGGCGAAGTCGACAACTGGATGTGGCCGCGCCACACCGGCGACTTCTCGTTCTACCGCGCCTACGTCGGCAAGGACGGCAAGCCGGCCGAGTACTCCAAGGACAACGTTCCGTATCAGCCCAAGCGCTATCTGAAGCTGGCCGACAAGCCGCTGGGCGAAGGCGATTTCGTCATGGTCGCCGGTTACCCGGGCCGCACCAATCGTTACGCGCTGGCCAGCGAGTTCGATTCGACCGCGGGCTGGACCTATCCGACCATCGCCGGGCACTACAAGGCCCTGATCGAACTGGTCGGCGAAACCGCGAAGAAAGATCCGGAAATCGCGGTGAAATACGCCAGCACCGTGCGCGGCTGGCAGAACACCTCGAAGAACTACGACGGCCAGCTGGAAGGTTTCGAGCGCATCGGCGCGGCGCAGAAGAAGGACGCCGACGAAGCGGCCGTGCTCGACTGGCTGCGCAAGCGCGGCGCGCAGGGCGCCGCGGCGCTGGCCGCGCACGACAAGCTGGTCGAGGTCAATCAAAGCGCGGTCGCGCACCGTCAGCGCGATCTGGTCTTCAGCCAGTTGCGCCGCGTCGGCGTGATCTCGGCGGCGGGCACGCTGTACCGTTTGTCGGTCGAGCGCGCCAAGCCCGATGCCGAGCGCGAGGTCGGCTATCAGCAGCGCGATCTGCCGAGCATCAAGGGCGCGCTGGAGCAGATGGAGCGCCGTTACGACCCGCGCATGGACCGCGAACTGCAGGCCTATTGGCTACGCGAGTACGTCAAGCTGCCGGCCGGCGAACGCATCGCCGAACTCGACCGCTGGCTCGGCGGCTCCGATGACAAGGCGATCAAGCGCGGCATCGACAAGCTGGCCAAGACCAAGCTCGGCAACACCAAGGAACGTCTGGCGCTGATCGACGACGATCGCGCGAGCATGGACAAGAGCAAGGACCCGGCGATCCAGCTGGCCAAGGCGCTGTTGCCGGCGGTGCTGCGCATCGAGCAGGAAGCCAAGACCCGCGACGGCGAATCGCTGGCGGCGCGGCCGGTGTACCTGCAGGGCGTGATCGATTACCGCAAGAGCAAGAAGCAGTCGGTGTATCCGGATGCGAACTCGACCCTGCGCATCACCTTCGGCAACGTCAAGGCTTACACCAAGCTCGACGGCAGCAAGCAGGCGGCGTTCACCAAGCTCGAAGAGGTCGCGGCCAAGGCCACCGGCCAGGACCCGTTCGATGCGCCCGACAGCTTGCTCGAAGCGATCGCCGACAAGCGTTTCGGCGGCCTGGTCGACAAGCGGCTGAAGTCGGTGCCGGTGAATTTCCTGTCCGATCTGGACATCACCGGCGGCAACTCCGGCTCGCCGGTGCTCGACGGCGAAGGCAAGCTGGTCGGCCTGGCGTTCGACGGCAACTGGGAGTCGGTGAGTTCGAACTGGTTGTTCGATCCGACCATGACCCGGATGATCGCGGTCGATCAGCGCTATATGCGCTGGATCATGCAGGAGGTGTATCCGGCGCCGCAGTTGTTGATTGAGCTGGGCGTGCCTGCGAAGAAGTAA